The genomic stretch TAGCTACCCCAACAACCGACATTCTTGCATTTTTACCGGCTTCGATGCCAACAGGTGTGTCTTCTATTACAAGACATTGTGATGGTTGAAGTTGTGAGTCAGGATTAAGGTGATTAAGTTTTCTCAATGCCAACAAGTAGGCATCAGGTGAAGGTTTACTCATATTTATATCTTCTCCTGTGACAATAACATTGAAATACTGTCTCACATTGATTTTTTCTAGGATATATTCAGTTTCTTTGTATAACGCTCCTGTAATAATTGCGAGGGACAAATGACGAGTCTGAAGATGAAGGATAAATTCGATTACTTTGTCAAAAATGGGCAATTCAGGTATCTTATTGATAATTTCATAATAGGCTTGTGCTTTTATTTGAATGAGTTTATCTAAATATTCATCAGAGACGATTCTACCTCTTTTTGCCAGTATATCTCGTAAACAACCTCGATCGTTTTTCCCTAAACAAATTTGTTGATATTCCAAACCAGAAGGACGTAAATTTTCTCTTAATAATAAATCATCAATTAATTTTTGATGAATTGTCTCATCATTAATAATT from Geminocystis sp. NIES-3709 encodes the following:
- a CDS encoding HAD family phosphatase → MGLKAVLFDFNGVIINDETIHQKLIDDLLLRENLRPSGLEYQQICLGKNDRGCLRDILAKRGRIVSDEYLDKLIQIKAQAYYEIINKIPELPIFDKVIEFILHLQTRHLSLAIITGALYKETEYILEKINVRQYFNVIVTGEDINMSKPSPDAYLLALRKLNHLNPDSQLQPSQCLVIEDTPVGIEAGKNARMSVVGVANTYPFHLLQRQANWCVDHLMELDLDWIDRTLEKPSIMLE